Proteins from a single region of Sebastes umbrosus isolate fSebUmb1 chromosome 8, fSebUmb1.pri, whole genome shotgun sequence:
- the LOC119492640 gene encoding zinc finger and SCAN domain-containing protein 12-like isoform X3: MSSVEYLREFVNERLTVAAEEIFRVFEKTIVEYEEEIDRQRKLLDIVWKPEINLHRIELPQQHVCKEKEVLTDQQLCIQERNSSLDQEDPEPLQIKEEQEELCTSQEGEQLEQETETFMMTPTYEESDHSEDQTLYFNPDKSAAETELPASMCITWLKDESDWENPEVSEPNSDHQLLSHNSHVAESQDQKEGKNGDSGSTIKSFKCDTCEKTFKKKSHWQRHLRIHTGEKPYSCNTCGKRFTQKSILNGHIRIHSASKSLPREMRAEEARTEE, from the exons ATGTCTTCAGTTGAGTATTTACGAGAGTTTGTCAACGAGCGACTAACTGTTGCTGCTGAAGAAATATTCAGAGTTTTTGAGAAAACTATCGTCGAGTACGAGGAAGAGATCGATCGTCAGCGCAAACTGTTGGATATCGTTTGGAAACCTGAAATAAATCTACACAGGATAG agctcccacagcaacatgtctgcAAAGAGAAGGAGGTTCTCACAGACCAGCAGCTCTGTATTCAGGAGAGGAACTCCAGTCTGGACCAAGAGGACCCAGAGCCTCTACaaattaaagaggaacaggaggaactctgcaccagtcaggagggagagcagcttgaGCAGGAGACTGAAACCTTTATGATGACTCCTACTTATGAGGAAAGTGATCACAGTGAAGATCAGACTCTGTACTTTAATCCTGACAAAAgtgcagcagagacagagcTCCCAGCTAGCATGTGTATCACTTGGCTTAAAGATGAATCTGACTGGGAAAATCCTGAAGTATCAGAACCAAACAGTGACCACCAGCTCCTCTCTCACAACTCTCATGTAGCTGAGAGCCAAGATCAGAAAGAAGGCAAGAATGGAGACTCAGGATCAACTATTAAGTCTTTCAAATGCGACACCTGTGAGAAAACTTTTAAGAAAAAGTCACATTGGCAGAGACACCTGAGAATTCACACAGGCGAGAAGCCATACTCTTGCAACACGTGTGGGAAAAGATTCACGCAGAAATCAATATTGAACGGTCATATACGAATCCACTCAG CGTCTAAGTCCCtcccacgggagatgcgagcggaggaggcgaggacaGAGGAGTGA
- the LOC119492640 gene encoding zinc finger protein with KRAB and SCAN domains 8-like isoform X2: MSSVEYLREFVNERLTVAAEEIFRVFEKTIVEYEEEIDRQRKLLDIVWKPEINLHRIELPQQHVCKEKEVLTDQQLCIQERNSSLDQEDPEPLQIKEEQEELCTSQEGEQLEQETETFMMTPTYEESDHSEDQTLYFNPDKSAAETELPASMCITWLKDESDWENPEVSEPNSDHQLLSHNSHVAESQDQKEGKNGDSGSTIKSFKCDTCEKTFKKKSHWQRHLRIHTGEKPYSCNTCGKRFTQKSILNGHIRIHSGEKPYSCEICGKDFRCSSNLLNHMRIHTGEKPFTCKICGKDFRQSSELTSHLRIHTGEKPFSCSTCGKRFTQKSILNTHVRIHTGEKPYSCKTCGKDFRCSSQLIRHMRTHIGKKEAVPLPDQYSLLQFLDTSAV, from the exons ATGTCTTCAGTTGAGTATTTACGAGAGTTTGTCAACGAGCGACTAACTGTTGCTGCTGAAGAAATATTCAGAGTTTTTGAGAAAACTATCGTCGAGTACGAGGAAGAGATCGATCGTCAGCGCAAACTGTTGGATATCGTTTGGAAACCTGAAATAAATCTACACAGGATAG agctcccacagcaacatgtctgcAAAGAGAAGGAGGTTCTCACAGACCAGCAGCTCTGTATTCAGGAGAGGAACTCCAGTCTGGACCAAGAGGACCCAGAGCCTCTACaaattaaagaggaacaggaggaactctgcaccagtcaggagggagagcagcttgaGCAGGAGACTGAAACCTTTATGATGACTCCTACTTATGAGGAAAGTGATCACAGTGAAGATCAGACTCTGTACTTTAATCCTGACAAAAgtgcagcagagacagagcTCCCAGCTAGCATGTGTATCACTTGGCTTAAAGATGAATCTGACTGGGAAAATCCTGAAGTATCAGAACCAAACAGTGACCACCAGCTCCTCTCTCACAACTCTCATGTAGCTGAGAGCCAAGATCAGAAAGAAGGCAAGAATGGAGACTCAGGATCAACTATTAAGTCTTTCAAATGCGACACCTGTGAGAAAACTTTTAAGAAAAAGTCACATTGGCAGAGACACCTGAGAATTCACACAGGCGAGAAGCCATACTCTTGCAACACGTGTGGGAAAAGATTCACGCAGAAATCAATATTGAACGGTCATATACGAATCCACTCAGGTGAGAAGCCGTATTCTTGTGAAATATGTGGGAAGGATTTCAGATGTAGCAGTAACCTGTTGAAccacatgagaatccacacaggagaAAAGCCGTTTACATGCAAAATATGTGGGAAAGACTTCCGACAGAGTAGTGAGTTGACATCCCACCTGAGAATCCACACAGGCGAAAAGCCATTTTCTTGCAGTACGTGTGGGAAAAGATTCACTCAGAAGTCAATATTGAACACTCATGTAAGAATCCATACAGGTGAGAAGCCATATTCTTGCAAAACGTGTGGGAAAGATTTCAGATGTAGCAGTCAGTTGATACGCCACATGAGAACACACATAGGTAAGAAGGAAGCCGTACCTTTGCCAGATCAATATTCTCTTTTACAATTTTTAGATACTTCAGCGGTATGA
- the LOC119492648 gene encoding zinc finger protein 391-like: METGSTLNAEPKLKKIRHKSNSHTNNVNNSTMSTIHCNTSTGKKLFQCDTCGKAFKHKSSLDRHMRTHTGEKPYSCNPFGEKLKKGHHKMKSPSNDVKNFTMLKIHRTTPTGLEKKSLKCDVCGKGFKYNSKLQRHLLIHTDEKPHSCKTCGKEFRCSSHLTGHMRTHTGEKPYLCKSCGKRFGDISSLNRHMRIHTGEKPHSCKMCGTNFRRNSCLLVHMRRAHTGETPYRCKICGKKFFDACVLSSHKRYLHCNGNSVNFPR; the protein is encoded by the coding sequence ATGGAGACTGGATCAACTCTTAATGCAGAGCCAAAACTAAAGAAAATACGTCACAAAAGCAACAGTCACACTAACAATGTGAACAACTCTACAATGTCAACTATTCACTGTAATACTAGCACGGGTAAAAAGTTGTTCCAGTGTGATACTTGTGGGAAAGCTTTTAAGCATAAGTCATCACTGGACAGACACATgagaacccacacaggtgagaagccataTTCTTGCAACCCTTTTGGGGAAAAACTTAAGAAGGGACATCACAAAATGAAAAGTCCCAGTAACGATGTAAAAAACTTTACCATGTTAAAAATTCACCGTACTACTCCCACAGgtctagaaaaaaagtctttaaaatgtGACGTTTGTGGAAAAGGttttaaatataattcaaaATTGCAGAGACACCTGTTAATCCACACAGATGAGAAGCCACAttcttgcaaaacatgtggaaaaGAGTTCAGATGTAGCAGTCACTTGACAGGCCACATgagaacccacacaggtgagaagccgtacCTTTGCAAGAGCTGCGGGAAACGATTTGGTGACATTTCATCATTGAACAGgcacatgagaatccacacaggtgagaagccgcaCTCTTGCAAAATGTGTGGAACAAATTTCAGACGTAATAGTTGCTTGTTGGTCCACATGAGAAGAGCCCACACTGGTGAGACGCCGTACCGTTGCAAGATCTGTGGGAAAAAATTCTTTGATGCGTGTGTATTGTCAAGCCATAAAAGATATTTGCattgtaatggaaattctgtcaattttcctagatga